The following proteins come from a genomic window of Pirellulales bacterium:
- a CDS encoding lipid II flippase MurJ, with translation MLTHKRLALKHILHTAQIVGNALIGYLFLKVLANRFGTSAEKDIFDVAYSIPFLILNVGGLGFAHAVISSYFAKTSVTRPHRCGPLFATTVTGVFLVSGLMALSCALFAEPISTLMAPGAAPSLQAELCELTLLLLPIVFSFSLCTLFSAVSIAHGVPLSSELGPLIARVVVLSGLILGLVANSLRQIALGLAVSSVLGLAVQWVLLHRTTNFRVRVSLDFRDRDFRQMMGQAMGFFVAACVAQVSMTYMRRMAMMDNAGTNAALTYALSLLVPLGLFVGKPLAMVTGPHFARTFAQGDTRKARAIFDRAVLGCLTIGLLAALAGNMMAEPVIRLFYGGGRFDDRAVHATAELLGCLTWSLPGSIVLWAVLMPMISVSRTHRPSMIYIGGYLLQLAFMVLFYPVWGRFALAWGYTLASTTQALLAWFVVYRTIEMPMGEVPLEPAC, from the coding sequence ATGCTGACGCACAAGCGATTGGCGCTGAAACACATATTGCACACGGCTCAAATTGTTGGCAATGCGCTGATCGGGTATTTGTTTCTCAAAGTGCTGGCGAATCGCTTTGGCACATCGGCGGAAAAAGATATTTTCGACGTGGCCTACTCGATCCCGTTTCTGATTTTGAACGTGGGCGGGCTGGGCTTTGCACACGCCGTCATTTCGTCGTACTTCGCCAAAACATCGGTCACCCGGCCACACCGTTGTGGGCCGTTGTTCGCAACCACGGTAACCGGCGTGTTTTTGGTTTCGGGCTTGATGGCATTATCCTGCGCTTTATTTGCCGAACCGATTAGCACCTTGATGGCGCCTGGCGCCGCGCCATCGTTACAGGCCGAGTTATGCGAACTAACGCTATTGCTGCTGCCGATTGTGTTCAGCTTTAGTCTGTGCACATTATTTAGTGCTGTTTCCATTGCGCACGGCGTGCCGCTGAGCAGCGAACTGGGACCGTTGATTGCGCGAGTGGTGGTGCTGTCTGGATTGATTCTTGGCCTGGTTGCTAACAGCCTTCGCCAAATTGCGTTGGGCTTGGCAGTCAGCAGCGTGCTGGGCTTGGCCGTGCAGTGGGTTCTATTGCATCGCACGACCAACTTTCGAGTGCGGGTGTCGCTGGATTTCCGCGATCGCGATTTTCGACAGATGATGGGGCAGGCGATGGGTTTCTTTGTGGCTGCCTGTGTCGCGCAGGTCAGCATGACCTATATGCGCCGCATGGCGATGATGGACAACGCCGGCACCAATGCGGCCCTCACCTACGCTCTTAGTCTGTTGGTGCCGCTGGGCTTGTTCGTGGGCAAACCCCTGGCGATGGTGACGGGACCGCATTTCGCGCGGACCTTTGCCCAAGGTGATACCCGGAAAGCCCGAGCGATATTTGATCGAGCCGTTTTGGGCTGCCTGACGATTGGCCTGTTGGCGGCATTGGCCGGAAACATGATGGCGGAACCCGTGATCCGCCTGTTTTATGGCGGGGGGCGTTTCGATGATCGGGCGGTGCATGCCACGGCCGAGTTGCTGGGCTGTCTGACGTGGTCGCTGCCTGGCAGCATTGTGCTGTGGGCCGTGTTGATGCCGATGATTTCGGTCAGTCGGACACACCGTCCGTCGATGATTTACATCGGCGGTTATTTGTTGCAACTGGCATTCATGGTGTTGTTTTACCCGGTGTGGGGAAGATTTGCGCTTGCTTGGGGTTACACGCTGGCCTCGACCACGCAAGCGCTACTGGCGTGGTTTGTCGTATATCGAACCATTGAAATGCCCATGGGTGAGGTGCCCCTTGAACCTGCTTGCTAG
- a CDS encoding polysaccharide biosynthesis/export family protein has product MSVTRSTFRAVHAISDDSSRQRIAAGLHNSRCLAACWGSVLLAIAQCCGCAHNEFQATKLPTKYLAPNVDNVQTVDLSKLSAPAVNSEAIDRGDVLAVTVDSSFNGTNDRRPTVTPVRVGDDGNANVPLIGRVPLAGLTLSAAEQAISTASVERGIFRDPVVTVTMQRQRMNKVTVIGAVENPGIYELPRASSALLNALVVAGGLNKDAGTEVELHRPPHLNGDSRLAHTYDGNGLTQTKADPSTVQAAYTDQPTPQTEAIAGSAADNIAGNGNPQWVAGGGGATPPVSTRIDLAQAVKQGDQSYYLNDGDVVMVYKRDPHPVHVIGLVREPGEFELPVNREMRMLDALAKAKGVSSQLADKVHVIRQMPGQTEPIVIDISLHEAKTSGKGNIRLASGDIVSVEQTPATVMYDTINNFLRFGISGSIPLF; this is encoded by the coding sequence ATGAGTGTAACTCGCTCAACATTCCGGGCCGTGCACGCTATCTCTGACGACTCTTCTCGGCAGCGGATTGCCGCCGGGCTGCACAATTCTCGATGCTTGGCCGCGTGCTGGGGTAGTGTACTGCTGGCAATTGCTCAGTGCTGTGGCTGCGCTCACAACGAGTTTCAGGCCACCAAACTGCCGACAAAGTATTTGGCGCCCAACGTGGACAACGTGCAAACTGTCGATCTCTCCAAGCTCAGCGCGCCGGCCGTCAATAGCGAGGCCATCGATCGGGGAGACGTCTTGGCGGTAACCGTGGATAGCAGCTTCAACGGCACAAACGATCGCCGGCCCACGGTTACGCCCGTGCGCGTAGGCGACGATGGAAACGCCAATGTGCCGCTAATTGGCCGAGTGCCCTTAGCTGGCTTAACTCTCAGCGCCGCTGAACAAGCCATTAGCACTGCCTCCGTGGAACGCGGCATCTTCCGCGATCCGGTGGTCACCGTCACCATGCAACGGCAACGCATGAACAAAGTGACGGTCATCGGCGCCGTAGAAAATCCCGGAATTTACGAATTGCCGCGCGCTTCCAGCGCCTTGCTTAATGCATTGGTGGTGGCCGGCGGTTTGAACAAGGACGCCGGCACGGAAGTGGAATTGCATCGGCCTCCGCATTTGAACGGCGACAGCCGCTTGGCACATACTTATGACGGCAATGGCTTGACGCAAACCAAGGCCGATCCGTCCACCGTGCAGGCTGCTTATACCGATCAACCAACCCCGCAGACCGAAGCTATCGCCGGTTCCGCTGCCGACAACATCGCGGGAAATGGCAATCCACAATGGGTCGCAGGGGGCGGCGGAGCAACGCCCCCGGTCTCCACACGTATCGATCTGGCCCAGGCGGTGAAACAAGGCGATCAATCCTATTACCTGAACGATGGCGACGTGGTCATGGTTTACAAGCGCGATCCGCACCCCGTTCACGTCATCGGGCTGGTGCGTGAACCCGGCGAGTTCGAATTGCCCGTCAATCGCGAAATGCGGATGCTCGATGCCCTGGCGAAGGCCAAAGGCGTCAGCTCGCAACTGGCCGACAAAGTTCACGTCATCCGCCAGATGCCCGGCCAGACCGAACCCATTGTCATCGATATCAGCCTGCACGAGGCCAAAACCAGCGGCAAGGGCAACATTCGATTGGCCTCCGGCGATATCGTCAGTGTGGAGCAAACGCCGGCGACCGTCATGTACGACACCATCAACAACTTCCTCCGCTTCGGCATCAGTGGTTCCATTCCGCTGTTTTAA
- a CDS encoding acyltransferase, with protein MNLLARIYRRLNWRYVHRTAWVRGHVQLGRAVHIGPQAELLARRSEQITVGDGTFILKGALLHPYGGWISVGRHVGINPYCVLYGHGGLEIGDNVLIATSCVLIPANHKFDSLEIPINAQGLTTRGIRIEDNVWLGARVTVLDGVTIGTGAVIGAGAVVTRNIPPFSIAVGVPARVIGQRSGFSTSEGRSHGLKLSVNSAG; from the coding sequence TTGAACCTGCTTGCTAGAATTTACCGCCGCTTGAATTGGCGGTATGTTCATCGCACGGCCTGGGTTCGAGGGCACGTGCAACTGGGGCGTGCGGTGCACATTGGCCCGCAGGCGGAATTGTTAGCCCGGCGAAGCGAACAGATAACGGTTGGCGACGGGACGTTCATTTTGAAAGGGGCATTGCTCCATCCGTACGGCGGCTGGATTTCTGTGGGTCGCCACGTGGGCATCAACCCGTACTGTGTGCTCTATGGACATGGGGGCTTGGAAATTGGCGACAACGTGCTGATAGCCACCTCCTGCGTATTGATTCCGGCGAATCACAAATTCGATTCGTTGGAGATTCCCATTAACGCGCAGGGGTTGACGACGCGCGGCATTCGCATCGAAGACAACGTGTGGCTGGGCGCCCGGGTGACGGTGCTCGATGGCGTTACGATCGGCACAGGCGCCGTGATCGGCGCGGGCGCCGTGGTGACACGCAATATTCCGCCGTTCAGCATTGCGGTAGGAGTACCGGCTCGAGTAATTGGCCAGCGATCGGGCTTCTCGACAAGCGAAGGCCGATCCCACGGTTTAAAACTTTCCGTCAATTCAGCTGGTTAG
- a CDS encoding O-antigen ligase family protein, translated as MSLSFIPHWRSHTSDPPLLRFVDFNLAGTILFLPFVMGGRHPWGQLLLVALTVSAAAGWLQYQSQNEPSCWVRSPLRFVLAACVALLIVQLIPWPAAVLDWLSPNTRNLLPLTNGAAPANGFARWNQLSFLPAGTRAGLVTLSAYILLFTTMVQRVREISDVERVLKWIASAAIAMAAFGLLQYLVGNGKFFWFYEHPYRDTSDVVKGAYINRNHFAHFLALGIAPLIWWLANITKRAASVRSGYRFSHRRQAAAYPIWLWLGLGVVCLAGLLSLSRGGIAALVLATVVGVGLLQHTALLNSNLKWSLIGLVALLAVALLVHGADGIFNRLDEVTSGSLDKLDHAASRRQIWSADLQAIAQFPWFGAGVGAHAAVYPIYFPQSSDDLEYTHAESGYLQIALETGVVGLALALAAIGMIGRWCWRGFRETDSKRSLGCICAVSAGLMVSALHSLVDFVWYIPSCMATTVILAACAYRLWLWSGNDLRIEKYSRALSVAHYRWAALAVTAGGIWMIALSIGPALAAPAWDRYLRLSVAATKVDLLAADATQNNAGQNSVAANNVASELSRRKTELQAMIAELETVVNYDSTHVLAHVRLAAARLQWFELRQQESPLPMPLAAVSDAALQSHFSSRAQLDEWLQRATGPHSRQLEQARVEVRHALALCPLYGEAYLYLADLCFLEGTSPAAKTQFLAQALAVRPFDGEVQFEAGKECFLQGQSDQAIEHWRLAYHSGQEYKTRLIELFTGELASQVPISFFLDQFQPDLDGLRHLRARYRSLPPSDQRNTLWQYSAAQLIKAAPSQSGPEACALWLEAEPLFHDLDDAPQRLRCIQQALATNPANYAAHYAAVNCFYEQSNFDNADEQVKWCLARAPNDANLKRIRDAVVKARLDTPHDSATADNSTINTRTAHHPARETQTGTQAQISAATRR; from the coding sequence ATGAGTCTATCCTTCATTCCACATTGGCGCAGTCACACCAGCGATCCGCCTCTGTTGCGTTTCGTCGACTTCAATCTGGCTGGCACAATCTTATTTTTGCCGTTTGTGATGGGCGGGCGGCATCCGTGGGGACAACTACTGCTGGTTGCCCTCACGGTCTCTGCCGCCGCGGGATGGCTGCAGTATCAATCGCAGAACGAACCCAGTTGTTGGGTTCGTTCGCCGTTGCGCTTCGTCCTCGCTGCATGCGTTGCGCTACTTATCGTCCAATTGATTCCCTGGCCGGCAGCTGTTCTGGATTGGCTTTCCCCAAACACGCGCAACTTACTGCCGCTGACTAACGGCGCGGCTCCCGCCAATGGATTTGCACGTTGGAATCAACTTTCCTTTCTGCCCGCCGGCACCCGCGCAGGCTTGGTCACGCTTTCGGCATACATTCTCCTCTTCACGACGATGGTTCAACGAGTGCGAGAGATCTCCGACGTGGAACGCGTGTTGAAGTGGATTGCCTCCGCCGCCATCGCCATGGCGGCCTTCGGGCTGCTGCAATATCTGGTGGGGAATGGAAAGTTTTTCTGGTTCTACGAGCATCCCTATCGAGACACCAGCGATGTTGTCAAAGGCGCGTACATTAATCGAAATCATTTCGCGCATTTCCTTGCGCTGGGAATTGCGCCACTCATCTGGTGGTTGGCCAACATCACAAAACGCGCCGCGTCGGTTCGATCTGGCTACAGATTTAGTCATCGCCGCCAGGCTGCTGCGTATCCTATATGGCTGTGGCTGGGTTTAGGCGTGGTTTGTCTGGCGGGTTTGCTTTCCTTATCGCGCGGCGGAATTGCAGCCCTGGTGTTAGCGACCGTTGTCGGCGTGGGTTTGCTGCAGCATACGGCGTTGCTCAACTCAAATTTGAAGTGGTCGCTGATCGGACTAGTAGCATTATTGGCTGTCGCGTTGCTCGTACATGGCGCCGACGGGATATTCAATCGCCTGGACGAAGTCACCTCGGGCTCGCTGGACAAGCTCGACCATGCGGCCAGCCGGCGTCAAATTTGGTCAGCCGACTTGCAGGCCATCGCTCAATTCCCATGGTTTGGCGCCGGGGTGGGCGCCCATGCGGCGGTGTACCCGATTTACTTTCCGCAATCGTCTGACGATTTGGAATACACCCATGCCGAAAGCGGTTACTTGCAAATCGCATTGGAAACAGGCGTCGTGGGCCTAGCGCTGGCTTTGGCGGCAATTGGAATGATCGGTCGCTGGTGTTGGCGTGGATTCCGTGAAACCGATTCGAAGCGCTCGCTCGGTTGCATTTGCGCCGTCTCTGCCGGCCTCATGGTGAGCGCCCTGCATTCGCTGGTCGATTTCGTTTGGTATATCCCCAGTTGCATGGCGACCACGGTCATCCTGGCCGCTTGCGCCTACCGTCTCTGGCTCTGGTCGGGAAATGATTTGCGAATCGAAAAATATAGTCGCGCCTTATCGGTAGCACACTATCGATGGGCCGCTCTGGCCGTAACCGCCGGCGGAATTTGGATGATTGCTTTGTCAATCGGCCCGGCGTTAGCCGCGCCGGCGTGGGATCGTTATTTACGGCTTTCCGTGGCGGCCACCAAAGTCGATTTATTGGCCGCCGACGCCACTCAAAACAATGCCGGTCAAAATAGCGTCGCCGCAAACAACGTTGCCTCAGAACTCTCGCGGCGCAAAACCGAGCTTCAAGCCATGATCGCGGAACTGGAAACGGTGGTGAATTACGATTCCACACACGTGCTGGCTCACGTTCGTTTAGCCGCCGCCCGATTACAATGGTTCGAATTGCGCCAGCAAGAATCGCCCCTGCCGATGCCGCTGGCCGCGGTGAGCGATGCCGCGCTGCAATCGCATTTTTCCTCTCGCGCACAACTCGATGAATGGCTGCAGCGAGCCACTGGCCCGCACAGCCGGCAATTGGAACAAGCGCGCGTGGAAGTTCGGCATGCGCTCGCTTTATGCCCCTTGTATGGCGAAGCCTACCTTTACTTAGCCGACTTATGCTTCTTGGAAGGAACCTCGCCCGCCGCCAAGACTCAGTTTCTGGCCCAGGCATTGGCGGTGCGGCCCTTCGATGGCGAGGTCCAATTCGAAGCAGGCAAAGAATGCTTTCTCCAGGGACAATCCGACCAAGCCATTGAACATTGGCGTCTGGCATACCACAGTGGGCAGGAATATAAAACCCGTTTGATCGAGCTATTCACTGGCGAATTGGCTTCGCAAGTTCCCATCAGTTTCTTCCTCGATCAGTTCCAACCCGACTTGGATGGCCTGCGCCATTTGCGAGCACGCTATCGCTCTCTACCTCCGTCCGATCAACGCAACACCCTGTGGCAATATTCTGCTGCTCAACTCATCAAGGCTGCTCCTTCACAGTCCGGGCCAGAGGCATGCGCTCTGTGGCTGGAGGCCGAACCGCTCTTTCATGATCTGGACGATGCACCCCAGCGACTGCGGTGCATCCAACAGGCTTTAGCCACCAATCCTGCCAACTATGCGGCTCACTACGCTGCGGTCAACTGCTTTTATGAGCAGAGCAATTTTGACAACGCCGATGAACAGGTGAAATGGTGTTTGGCCCGCGCGCCCAACGACGCCAATCTTAAACGCATTCGCGATGCCGTCGTGAAAGCACGATTGGATACCCCACACGATTCCGCAACGGCGGACAACAGCACCATAAATACCCGCACTGCACATCATCCAGCCCGGGAAACACAAACAGGCACGCAAGCACAAATTAGCGCGGCAACACGGCGCTAA
- a CDS encoding polysaccharide biosynthesis tyrosine autokinase, whose amino-acid sequence MQTPRLSDAADSTMRTNLVHSVWYFLRVVRLRRGVMAACIVVSLLLGALYYATAHRRYESRASLLVLQAGNDVASTSMSTENAGQGLMPTYERLMTSAVVLQAALNRLPYEDRIDFDETPQERWIELLQTQLRAVAIRRTNIIELSYESKRPETAVAVVNAVVQAYLEFMDTTHKGTAGQLISVLTKEKSQVEEKLESKQAELLAARRQSGDLGMKSDGTVTHPIIQRAISVNEEIIKTQQRRIELQGLLVSVEAAVKAGQSLEPHLMSLDNGAGRELILSDLGLSGRDATMQAELEKSMLDDRAKLRTLQEHLGPNHPDVQEITQRIQLTEQYLAGYSGHVQDRLAALKDKQLAPMLLQLVRQKLAETTAQENYLRQSFAEAQAEAVRLNGDLAQIEILDHDVKWMRNLRDVLLNQIANIDLRQDQGEIRTAVVSEPAVEPAIWPNGKRIALMSLLAGTLFGLGVVYVLDVLDDRFRSPQEMQLHLGVPILAIVRPTEGLPATGLRAIQAYVAPNAPKSEAFRTLRTALAFSGKESQRLVISSAEPGDGKTTMLSNLGVSYAYSGKKTLLIDADMRRPGLTRLMEMRGRPGLSELLSSSDPVIERARQLITPSGIESLDILPSGNWSAQAAELLLGNRFKELLAWAEANYQQILVDSPPILATSDAATISQLVDGVVLVVQPGKNQRRSVIRAAEGFTSLGATVLGVVVNCAGSEEEQGNYGYGYGYEYNGEEIATDGVDSESPEATADDYTSKAA is encoded by the coding sequence ATGCAAACGCCGCGATTATCTGACGCTGCTGATTCCACGATGCGGACCAACCTGGTTCACTCCGTTTGGTATTTTTTGCGCGTCGTCCGGCTGCGTCGCGGGGTCATGGCCGCTTGCATCGTGGTTTCTTTGTTGTTGGGAGCCTTGTATTACGCCACCGCCCACCGCCGGTACGAGTCGCGCGCTTCGCTCTTAGTGCTTCAGGCGGGGAACGATGTGGCGTCCACATCCATGTCGACCGAAAACGCCGGTCAAGGCCTCATGCCCACGTACGAACGCTTGATGACTAGCGCCGTGGTGCTGCAGGCCGCGTTAAATCGCTTGCCTTATGAAGACCGCATCGATTTTGATGAAACGCCTCAGGAACGCTGGATCGAACTTTTGCAAACGCAGCTTCGCGCCGTGGCCATCCGCCGCACGAACATCATCGAGTTGTCTTACGAATCAAAACGGCCGGAAACCGCCGTCGCAGTCGTCAATGCGGTCGTACAAGCTTACTTGGAATTCATGGATACCACCCACAAAGGCACCGCCGGGCAGTTGATTTCCGTGCTCACGAAAGAAAAAAGCCAGGTCGAAGAAAAGTTGGAAAGCAAACAGGCGGAGCTCCTGGCCGCGCGGCGCCAAAGCGGTGATTTGGGCATGAAATCTGATGGAACGGTTACGCACCCCATCATTCAACGGGCCATCAGCGTGAACGAGGAAATCATCAAAACGCAGCAACGCCGTATCGAATTGCAAGGACTACTCGTGTCGGTCGAAGCGGCTGTGAAAGCGGGCCAAAGCCTGGAGCCGCATCTGATGAGCCTCGATAACGGCGCCGGACGCGAATTGATTCTCAGCGATTTGGGTCTGAGCGGACGTGACGCCACCATGCAGGCCGAACTTGAAAAAAGCATGCTTGATGACCGCGCCAAACTCCGCACCTTGCAGGAACATCTGGGCCCCAATCATCCCGATGTGCAAGAAATCACTCAGCGAATCCAGTTGACAGAACAATACTTGGCGGGTTATTCCGGCCACGTGCAAGACCGATTGGCGGCTTTGAAAGACAAACAACTAGCCCCGATGTTGTTGCAATTGGTGCGGCAGAAACTAGCCGAAACCACTGCCCAGGAAAATTACTTGCGGCAAAGCTTCGCGGAAGCCCAGGCCGAAGCGGTGCGGCTAAACGGCGACTTGGCCCAAATTGAAATCCTGGATCACGACGTCAAATGGATGCGCAACCTGCGCGATGTTTTATTGAATCAAATCGCCAATATTGACCTGCGGCAAGACCAGGGCGAAATTCGCACTGCCGTCGTCAGCGAGCCGGCCGTCGAGCCGGCCATCTGGCCCAACGGCAAGCGCATCGCCCTGATGTCGCTGCTGGCCGGCACGCTGTTCGGCCTGGGTGTGGTCTATGTCCTCGATGTGCTCGACGACCGTTTCCGTTCGCCGCAAGAAATGCAGTTGCATTTGGGCGTGCCCATTTTGGCAATTGTCCGTCCGACCGAAGGCTTGCCCGCCACCGGGCTACGGGCCATCCAAGCGTACGTCGCTCCTAATGCTCCCAAGAGTGAAGCCTTCCGCACGCTGCGCACCGCATTGGCATTCTCCGGCAAAGAATCGCAGCGGCTGGTCATCTCCAGCGCCGAGCCGGGCGACGGCAAAACCACCATGCTTTCCAACCTGGGAGTTTCCTACGCTTACTCTGGCAAGAAAACACTGCTTATCGATGCCGACATGCGCCGCCCCGGCCTTACACGGCTTATGGAAATGCGCGGCCGTCCTGGACTTTCTGAACTGCTTAGTTCCTCAGATCCCGTGATCGAACGCGCTCGACAATTGATCACACCCAGTGGAATTGAATCGCTCGATATACTTCCCTCGGGCAATTGGTCGGCTCAAGCGGCGGAACTGCTGCTGGGCAATCGCTTCAAAGAGCTATTGGCTTGGGCCGAAGCAAACTACCAACAAATTTTGGTCGACAGTCCGCCCATTCTGGCCACCAGCGATGCCGCCACCATCAGTCAGTTGGTCGATGGTGTCGTGCTGGTGGTCCAGCCCGGTAAAAACCAACGCCGCTCTGTCATCCGCGCTGCCGAAGGCTTCACGAGCTTGGGCGCAACGGTGCTAGGCGTCGTGGTCAATTGCGCCGGCAGCGAGGAAGAGCAAGGCAACTACGGTTACGGCTATGGGTACGAATACAACGGCGAAGAAATTGCCACGGATGGTGTGGATTCCGAGTCCCCAGAAGCAACTGCCGACGACTACACAAGCAAAGCAGCATAG
- a CDS encoding nucleoside-diphosphate sugar epimerase/dehydratase, whose protein sequence is MFDGAIVLKRRLLRNLLRLSVLAPLFIAVYYVAYWLRFGPFLDRPQTRVFTATLAWIVAVKLAFFGLFHVYRHWSRHVTLQELLAIIKAAAGSTAAICLIDQLQSSQPAIPICVLLLDLSGTILTVSGLRVALRLVRERLGSRPPSEKIIRTFIAGVDSSSEALLRILRYSSQLKYQVLGFLDCSSQHVGMRVDGIPVRGTLDETQLLVHQHAVKEVLIVAGALSGRQVRQLIEDCQNDQVRVTVLPSYEQLLTGHVSFQPRPVSIEDLLRREPVELDLQHISQFIDNRVILVTGSAGSIGTEICRQLLNFSPSKLVLVDRWENGQFYLERELIVKHSACPIEICVADITDRRRMRALLAQHRPEIIFHAAAYKHVPLMESNPGEAVKNIVLATSELADLADEFAVDSFVMISSDKAVRPSSIMGACKRTAELYLQAVAKNSACRFITVRFGNVLDSAGSVVPIFREQISRGGPVTVTDPAMQRFFMTIPEASQLVIQAAAIGQAHEIFALDMGEPVQIVDLAADMIRLSGLRLGEDIEIEFTGVRPGEKLFEELHSYGEQHLPTRHPKIMVASQEPVDADAVVAAVERLAAITEEPFAAIAAELGKLIPEFHFPKPAQLRLAA, encoded by the coding sequence ATGTTCGACGGGGCCATCGTGTTAAAACGCCGACTGCTACGAAATCTTCTGCGCTTAAGCGTCCTTGCGCCCCTCTTTATCGCGGTATATTATGTAGCCTATTGGCTGCGATTCGGCCCATTTCTGGATCGTCCGCAAACGCGCGTTTTCACCGCAACGCTCGCCTGGATCGTGGCCGTCAAACTCGCTTTCTTCGGACTGTTTCACGTCTATCGGCACTGGAGCCGCCATGTTACGCTGCAGGAATTGCTGGCCATCATTAAAGCCGCCGCTGGAAGCACGGCCGCCATTTGCCTGATCGACCAACTGCAATCCTCCCAACCTGCTATCCCAATTTGTGTGTTACTGTTGGATTTAAGCGGAACCATTTTGACCGTAAGCGGCCTACGCGTCGCCTTGCGTCTGGTGCGGGAGCGGCTGGGTTCGCGGCCGCCGTCGGAAAAGATTATCCGCACGTTTATTGCCGGGGTCGATTCTTCCAGCGAAGCGTTGCTGCGCATCCTCCGTTACAGCTCGCAATTGAAATATCAGGTCCTCGGTTTTCTCGATTGCTCTTCGCAACACGTCGGCATGCGCGTCGATGGCATTCCCGTTCGCGGCACGCTCGACGAAACCCAATTATTGGTTCATCAACACGCGGTGAAGGAAGTGCTGATCGTGGCAGGAGCTCTCTCCGGCCGGCAGGTCCGGCAGCTTATTGAAGACTGCCAAAATGACCAGGTTCGTGTCACCGTGTTGCCCAGTTACGAACAACTGTTAACCGGTCATGTTTCATTCCAGCCACGTCCCGTATCGATCGAAGATTTGCTTCGCCGCGAGCCCGTGGAGCTCGATCTGCAACATATCTCCCAATTTATCGACAATCGTGTCATCCTGGTTACCGGCAGCGCCGGCAGCATCGGCACCGAAATTTGCCGGCAACTCTTGAACTTTTCCCCCAGCAAATTGGTGCTGGTCGATCGCTGGGAAAACGGACAGTTCTATCTCGAACGAGAATTAATTGTCAAACACAGCGCTTGCCCCATCGAAATTTGCGTGGCCGATATTACCGACCGCCGCCGCATGCGGGCGCTGTTGGCACAGCATCGTCCGGAAATCATTTTCCACGCCGCGGCCTACAAGCATGTTCCGCTCATGGAGAGCAATCCCGGCGAAGCGGTCAAAAACATTGTCCTGGCCACCAGCGAATTGGCTGATTTGGCTGACGAGTTTGCGGTCGATTCATTCGTAATGATTTCCTCCGACAAGGCCGTTCGGCCCAGCAGCATCATGGGCGCCTGCAAACGCACGGCCGAGCTGTACTTGCAGGCCGTTGCCAAAAACTCCGCCTGCCGGTTCATCACGGTTCGTTTCGGCAACGTGTTGGACTCCGCCGGCAGCGTGGTGCCGATTTTTCGCGAGCAAATCAGCCGCGGCGGACCGGTCACAGTCACCGATCCCGCCATGCAGCGATTTTTTATGACCATTCCCGAGGCTTCTCAATTGGTCATTCAGGCCGCGGCCATCGGGCAGGCCCACGAAATTTTTGCCCTCGATATGGGCGAGCCGGTCCAAATTGTCGACCTCGCCGCCGACATGATCCGTCTTTCCGGCCTGCGTTTGGGCGAGGACATCGAGATCGAATTCACCGGCGTTCGCCCCGGCGAAAAGCTGTTCGAGGAGCTGCATTCCTATGGCGAGCAGCACTTGCCCACGCGGCATCCCAAAATTATGGTCGCCTCACAAGAACCCGTCGATGCCGATGCGGTCGTGGCCGCCGTGGAGCGATTAGCCGCGATTACCGAAGAACCCTTCGCTGCCATTGCCGCGGAGTTGGGCAAACTTATTCCCGAGTTCCATTTCCCAAAGCCCGCGCAGCTTCGGTTGGCTGCTTGA